AGCAGGTCACCTTATCCGGCAGTGTTGATAAAACATCTGATTTTTATCAAATCATTCAGGCTATTGTGTATGGGGATTCGGTGCTGCTGGTTAATGGATACAGTGATGCTCTTATTTTAAATACAAAAGGCTGGGCAACCAGAGCCATTGCAGAACCTGAGGCAGAAAGGGTTTTAAGAGGTCCGCGTGAAGGCTTTAATGAATCCATCATGGCCAATTTAACGATGCTTCGGAGGAAACTCAGAACACAGGATTTAAAAATCAAATTCAAGGTATTCGGAGCCAGAACGCAAACAAAAGGGTGTATTTGTTATATTGAGGGTGTGGCTAATAAAGATATTCTGGCCGAGCTTGAAAGAAGGCTCGATAAATTTTCAATTGACGGCACGTTGGATGTCAATTATATCAGTGAACTTATCGACGAAGAACCCTACTCCCCCATCAAGACAATCGGAAGTACGGAAAGACCTGATACTGTTGCAGGGAAGCTTTTAGAAGGCAGGATAGCGCTGTTTTTGGACGGCACACCGGTTGTGTTAACGTTGCCCCATCTTTTCATTGAGCACTTTCAGAGCAGTGACGACTATTATCTCAATTATTTTTTTGCGTCGATAGGCAGGTTATTAAGAATCTTCGGGTTTTTGTTGACAATAAGTGCACCGGCTGTTTATGTGGCCATAACATGCTTTCACCATGAAATACTGCCAACACCATTGATGATGAGTATTATAATGGCCCGTCAGAGTGTTCCTATGCCTACGGTAGTTGAAATGTTTTTGATGCTTATTATGTTTGAAATATTGCGGGAAACAGGAAACAGAATGCCCAGCAATATCGGTCAATCTCTGAGTATTGTCGGCGCTCTTGTTGTCGGACAGGCTGCCGTAGATGCTAAGCTAGTCAGCGCACCTGTGATTGTCATCGTGGCAACAGCAGGTATTACCGGTCTATTGATACCCAGAATTAAGGGCGGAATTATTATCATACGCTTTATATTGCTGTGTCTTTCTTCGATACTCGGCTTATACGGATATATTTTCGGCATGATGGGTCTAATGATATATTTGTTCAATATCCGGTCTTTTGGAATCCCTATTATGAACGGCTTACAGAGTAAACAAGATATGTATATAAGGTCACCATGGTGGAATATGATGAAAAGGCCCCAATTTATGGCTGTTGATAAAACCAGAAGCAATTCAGACGGTGATCCGGAATGAAAAGGCAAAGAAAAGTTTTAATCTTCTTGTCAATCTTTATTCCAATACTGATGACGGGATGCGCTAATTACAGAGAACTGGAAACACTTGCAGTTGTTACCGGAACGGCCTTTGATAAAGGTAGCGACGGTACCGGATATCATCTGACTTTCGAGATATTGGGTCAATCAGGAGGTGACGGTACGCAGGGACCAACTGTAAAATCCCAATTAATTGAATCGGATGGAAATACAATATTTGACGCGGTCAGAAATGCCCTAAAGAGATCCGATAAAAAACTGTATTACGGAGACTGTAAAACAGTGATCATCAGCAATGAGTTGGCACACGAAGGCATAGCCCCGGTTTTGGACTGGCTTAACAGAGATTCTGAACCCAGAATCACGATTAATCTTTTTATCTCCAAAGAGAAGACAGCAAAAGAGGTGATCGAACAAAAAAGCCTTAACGATCCCATAACTTCTTATGCTCTTAGTAATATAGATAAGAACAATCCCAAGTTTTTGTCGAAAACAGCATCTGTGCAATTATACCAGGCCAATAATATGTTGGGTGATGAAGGAATCTCATTAATACTACCTGCGCTGGATATTGCAAATAATCAAAACGATAAAATCACGGAACTTGGTGGCACGGCAGTTTTTAAAAAAGACAAGCTGCTGGGCTATCTTGGGAGCGATGAATCAAAATACCTGGTTTTTATAAAAAACCAGGTGACTAGCGGGCTGCTTATAATCAATATGGAATCTGCCTCTCCTGATATAAGCCTTGAGATTATAGACAGCAAAACAAAAGTGACACCGATTTTAACCGGTAAATTGCCTGAAATGAAAATTGAGATCAAAACGCAGGTTGCGTTGAGTGAAATGCAAACATCAGCCGACCTTGATACCGAAAGCGGGATTAAAAAAATAGAAGAAAAAGCATCAGCAACCATTGAAGCAAATATTAAACAATTGATTACAAAGGTTCAACGGGAATATGACAGTGATATCTTCGGTTTCGGAAGCGCCATATATAAGAACGATTCTGATTATTGGAAAAAAATAAAACCGCAATGGGATAGTTTGTTTCAATCACTCAATATCGAGGTTTCAGCAGAAATGGAAATAATAAACACCGGGCTGTTGAAATCGAAGACTAAAGTTGGTGGATGAAATTGCGTTATATTTTGATTTGTAGCTTTTTATACCTTGCTATACTGATTTTTGACATAATACCCCTCATGAAAAAGAAAAGGGATAATAAAAAGTCCTTACTTATTTATATGCCAGTTTTTTTATTTACATTGGTTATAAATATCCTGTATGGATTGGGTGTCAAGATTCCCAGCCCGGCAGAGCCAGTTAAAGACATTATCATCTGGATTTTGGGAATAAAGTAGGGACAAAGTGATGCAAAAAAATTTAATTTCAACAAAACAAGCAATTTACATTCTGATTATGTTCATCTTAGGCAACTCGGTTATGTATACCGGCAGTAAAGCAAAACAGGATACCTGGCTGGCGGTTATTATCGCCCTGGTCCTGTTTGCTCCAATGATGATGGTGTATGCAAGAATTGTAAGCTTGTATCCGGGCAAAAACCTTTACGCCATTGTCATTGACGTCTTCGGAAATTTTTTTGGAAAGGCCATAATTTCTTTATACGTATTATACGCAATATCTCTGGGCTCATTGCTTATGCGGAATTTTTCAGAATTTATTCACGTCGTCGCCATGTCGGAAACACCAAAGATAGTCCCTTTGGTTTTCCTTTTTACACTGAGTGTCTGGATGATAAAAAGCGGTGTGGAGACATTGGGAAGGTGGGTTAGAGTTGCCCTGCCGGTCGTATTCGTGTCATTGTTGGTGACCCTTTTTTTATCTGTAAAATCCATGGATTTCAGCAACCTTAAGCCTGTTGCGGGCACCGAATTTAATATTTTAATGGGAAGCGCCTTTACAATATTTTCATTTCCTTTCGCTGAAACAGTACTCTTTACCACTTTATTCGGTTCGGTAAAAGCAGACAGCAACCCCTACAAAATTTATATTTATGGCATTGTTATCTGCACACTTTTTTTTCTAGCTGCAGGTTTAAGGAATGCCGTTATAGGATTATCACTTGGCATGTTTTATTTTGCTTCTTATGCTGCAGTCAGCGTAATATCATTGGGGGAGTTTTTTACAAGAATAGAAGTTTTAATCGGTCTGGCGTTCTTACTTGATCTTTTTGTAAAATTATGTGTATGTATGTTTGCGGCTTCAATGGGAATATCAAAGATTGTAAATATTAAAAATTATAAAGAGCTGGCAATCCCCGTGGGATTGTTAATGATGACGCTGGCGATTATTCTTTTTGCCAATATACTTGAAATGTATGATTGGCTGGATATTTATAAATATTTTGCATTACCCTTTCAGGTCATTTTGCCTTTGATAATTCTGGCCGGAGCGGAGATTAAAACAAGATTGAAGTAAATAATGGTTGGCGGGATGGCCCCTTTTAAATTATGCGCAAGACCTATCAATTTTGTTGCAGCCTATTTCGTTTTTGTTGGTTAGGCTGTTAGTTATTTGTTTTGCAGGAGACATTATTATCAAAGTTAATAGAGTATAATTTGGGTATAATATATGAAATTTTATAGTCCTGATTCAAAATATTATAAATAGGGGGGATTGGCAAATGCTTTTTTTTCCTACTGAAAAATTTTTAGATGATTTTGATTATTTCACTCAAATATTTAGTAAGAACGGATATAGAAAAATTCTTAAACCAGAAACTGTAAATACAGTTCAAGATGCTATGAGCAACCGGCTCTACTTCATTTATAAGGGAATTATAAAAATTGTTATACGTAATGAGTATTGCGACGAAAAAATAATGGTTTTTTTTAGGGAGGGCTGTGTTTATGAGGATATGGGCCTCTTTTCTGAATTGCCAAACCCATCTTCTTCTATTAGTGTTACCGATTGTGAAGTTTATTATCTCAATAAGGATAAAGCAATTGAATTGTTCTTAACAGACTCCGAATTTGCGCTTAAGTTAATGAGACAGGCTTGTGCAAAGCATTATTATACTTTTAAAAGAGTGGCTTCAATTAGTTTCTTAAATGTTGAAGAAAGACTAACACTCTTGTTAAAATCAGTAAGTAATTATAATACTACCAGCCAGGACGAATGGCTTGAACCTAAAATAAAGCTAACCCATGAGTGTATGAGCGAAATTCTAAACGTAAACCGTACTACAATTTCTAGATTACTATGTGAATACTACAAACGAGGAATTATTAAAAAACAAGGAAAAAAAATATTGTTTTCCCGTAAGATTTATGAGCAACCTAGCTTTGAAGAAACATTTTAGAGTTTTTATTGGGGAACTTACCTTCGGCACATTAGTGCCGTTTTTTTGTTGTTAATGCTACATTAAAATGGCGATTATAAAGACTATTATTACGTTTTTTATGCAAAAGACGCGATAGTTCCTTTTTTATATAATGTAGAAAAAAAGGAGGGTTTGGTTATGGCTAAAGAAGAAAAATCTATTCCTGATGAGCCAGCAACAAAAGTCAATCGCAGACAATTTCTTAAATTAGGAGCCTCTACAGGTATTGCAATGGCTGCTGCGACTGCTGCCTTGGAAGGGGGGGCACTTGTCGATCCAAAACAAGCATATGCAGGAGTAATCAAGACACACGATGAAATTCCCTATGAAATCCCTGCAGACCACAAACGCTACAACCAACGTAATCATATGTTTGGCCGGGCAAGAAGTGGAGATCCCGAGGTAGGTAAAATGGCAGAGCATTTTCTCTCACACAGATTCAATGGTTATGAGGGAGTTGAATCACCTGGTTATACTGTACTTGATGGTGCGGCTGCTCGTGCAAGCTTTGCTCTTGACTGGTACGTTAATGGCGAAAATGGTAGCGGTAATTCCAATACGGGGTTGTATGCCTGGCGTCCCAAACTGATCGATTTTCTGTTTAGGTGGGGTGATCCGGATAGAAATATTCATTCCCCCGGGGTAAAAAGTCCCAAAGAAGGAACGATGGCAGTAAAAAGGATGGCTAAATATTTTGGTGCTCATTCAGTCGGGATAGCTCCTTATGATGAACGTTGGATTTATACTGAAACGTTTAACGGTGAAGCTCAGAAATTTACCCCTCCGGATTTTGGTTTTGAACCCAAACATGCAATCGTAATGACTATTCCCATGGAGTATAAAGGAATGAGTTGTGCTCCGACCTTTTTAGGATCGGCTGAAGTAGGAAGAGCTTATAACATGTGCGGGGTAGTTGCGTTTAGTTTATCCATATTTATTAAAGATCTGGGATATCATGCGGTTGCAATCGGAAGTGACACTTCAATATCCATACCGCAGGCTATTCAGGCGGGTCTAGGGGAATTAGGCAGGATGGGGCTGCTTGTTACTCCTGACCTTGGTCCAAGTGTTAGAATCTGCAAAGTATTTACTGACATGCCTTTAAATCATGATAAACCTATTTCCTTCGGAGTGACTGAATTTTGCAA
This genomic stretch from Dehalobacter restrictus DSM 9455 harbors:
- a CDS encoding GerAB/ArcD/ProY family transporter; translated protein: MQKNLISTKQAIYILIMFILGNSVMYTGSKAKQDTWLAVIIALVLFAPMMMVYARIVSLYPGKNLYAIVIDVFGNFFGKAIISLYVLYAISLGSLLMRNFSEFIHVVAMSETPKIVPLVFLFTLSVWMIKSGVETLGRWVRVALPVVFVSLLVTLFLSVKSMDFSNLKPVAGTEFNILMGSAFTIFSFPFAETVLFTTLFGSVKADSNPYKIYIYGIVICTLFFLAAGLRNAVIGLSLGMFYFASYAAVSVISLGEFFTRIEVLIGLAFLLDLFVKLCVCMFAASMGISKIVNIKNYKELAIPVGLLMMTLAIILFANILEMYDWLDIYKYFALPFQVILPLIILAGAEIKTRLK
- a CDS encoding Ger(x)C family spore germination protein yields the protein MTGCANYRELETLAVVTGTAFDKGSDGTGYHLTFEILGQSGGDGTQGPTVKSQLIESDGNTIFDAVRNALKRSDKKLYYGDCKTVIISNELAHEGIAPVLDWLNRDSEPRITINLFISKEKTAKEVIEQKSLNDPITSYALSNIDKNNPKFLSKTASVQLYQANNMLGDEGISLILPALDIANNQNDKITELGGTAVFKKDKLLGYLGSDESKYLVFIKNQVTSGLLIINMESASPDISLEIIDSKTKVTPILTGKLPEMKIEIKTQVALSEMQTSADLDTESGIKKIEEKASATIEANIKQLITKVQREYDSDIFGFGSAIYKNDSDYWKKIKPQWDSLFQSLNIEVSAEMEIINTGLLKSKTKVGG
- a CDS encoding Crp/Fnr family transcriptional regulator, encoding MLFFPTEKFLDDFDYFTQIFSKNGYRKILKPETVNTVQDAMSNRLYFIYKGIIKIVIRNEYCDEKIMVFFREGCVYEDMGLFSELPNPSSSISVTDCEVYYLNKDKAIELFLTDSEFALKLMRQACAKHYYTFKRVASISFLNVEERLTLLLKSVSNYNTTSQDEWLEPKIKLTHECMSEILNVNRTTISRLLCEYYKRGIIKKQGKKILFSRKIYEQPSFEETF
- a CDS encoding reductive dehalogenase — protein: MAKEEKSIPDEPATKVNRRQFLKLGASTGIAMAAATAALEGGALVDPKQAYAGVIKTHDEIPYEIPADHKRYNQRNHMFGRARSGDPEVGKMAEHFLSHRFNGYEGVESPGYTVLDGAAARASFALDWYVNGENGSGNSNTGLYAWRPKLIDFLFRWGDPDRNIHSPGVKSPKEGTMAVKRMAKYFGAHSVGIAPYDERWIYTETFNGEAQKFTPPDFGFEPKHAIVMTIPMEYKGMSCAPTFLGSAEVGRAYNMCGVVAFSLSIFIKDLGYHAVAIGSDTSISIPQAIQAGLGELGRMGLLVTPDLGPSVRICKVFTDMPLNHDKPISFGVTEFCNSCKKCAELCPSQAISYDAQTTVGPSKISSASGVKKWYINPEKCWSCWGDDNVRSCCGACIAACPYTKPEGWHHTLVRSITGTPGLSPIMKNMDDLFGYGKLYNEQAATDWWKE
- a CDS encoding spore germination protein → MWIRRIYASKIKDNNRPILTTDLNTNIRLIRNIFKDDETLITRYIENQTDTTIKCCIFYIDGMVNNKLLNEDIIKPLLEHKFDPKVSDLINIVAKQVTLSGSVDKTSDFYQIIQAIVYGDSVLLVNGYSDALILNTKGWATRAIAEPEAERVLRGPREGFNESIMANLTMLRRKLRTQDLKIKFKVFGARTQTKGCICYIEGVANKDILAELERRLDKFSIDGTLDVNYISELIDEEPYSPIKTIGSTERPDTVAGKLLEGRIALFLDGTPVVLTLPHLFIEHFQSSDDYYLNYFFASIGRLLRIFGFLLTISAPAVYVAITCFHHEILPTPLMMSIIMARQSVPMPTVVEMFLMLIMFEILRETGNRMPSNIGQSLSIVGALVVGQAAVDAKLVSAPVIVIVATAGITGLLIPRIKGGIIIIRFILLCLSSILGLYGYIFGMMGLMIYLFNIRSFGIPIMNGLQSKQDMYIRSPWWNMMKRPQFMAVDKTRSNSDGDPE